One region of Haloprofundus salilacus genomic DNA includes:
- a CDS encoding aldehyde dehydrogenase family protein: protein MSTDFTDFTDSIDENHERARNRAAAETSFDAWIGGERAAAADGRTFSPRDPAVDEPIAPVARCTEADVDAAVAAAREGYETEWADRTASERSALIREWIDVMRDHLDELALLESLEVGKPLSFARADVENGLNFFEYYADVARAQGGDQVATGSDSHAYVRREPYGVTGEILPWNYPILLMGWKVGAALAAGNASVCKPAEQAPLAVVRAAQLSEGVLPDGVLNVVPGFGEEAGTALTAHADVRKLSFTGSVPVGREVMRAAADRVTPVTLELGGKNPFVVFPDADLDAAASTAAVGGFYNAGQSCDSASRILVHEDVKEAFLDRYLDEVAAYEPGDPLAEETNLGPLCYESHREKVTEYLELGREEGATVLTGGARPDGEALADGYYLEPTVFDDVTPDMRIASEEVFGPVQFLVTFESYEEAIEIANGVEYGLTAGVATSDLSLAHRAAADIQAGSVWVNQYFGTVPGTPFGGFKQSGIGRECAAEALAEYTQSKAVNVALDVPSL, encoded by the coding sequence ATGTCTACCGACTTCACCGACTTCACCGACAGCATCGACGAGAATCACGAACGAGCCAGGAACCGAGCCGCCGCGGAGACGTCCTTCGACGCGTGGATCGGCGGAGAGCGTGCGGCAGCCGCCGACGGCCGGACGTTCTCCCCGCGCGACCCCGCGGTCGACGAACCCATCGCCCCGGTCGCCCGCTGCACCGAAGCGGACGTCGACGCCGCCGTCGCGGCGGCCCGCGAGGGCTACGAGACCGAGTGGGCCGACAGGACCGCCTCGGAGCGCTCGGCGCTCATCCGCGAGTGGATCGACGTCATGCGCGACCACCTCGACGAACTCGCCCTACTGGAGAGCCTCGAGGTCGGCAAGCCGCTCTCCTTCGCGCGCGCGGACGTGGAGAACGGCCTCAACTTCTTCGAGTACTACGCGGACGTCGCCCGGGCGCAGGGCGGCGACCAGGTCGCGACGGGGTCGGACTCCCACGCCTACGTCCGGCGCGAACCCTACGGCGTCACCGGGGAGATTCTCCCGTGGAACTACCCCATCCTCCTGATGGGGTGGAAGGTGGGCGCGGCGCTGGCGGCCGGTAACGCGAGCGTCTGCAAGCCCGCCGAGCAGGCCCCGCTCGCCGTCGTCCGCGCGGCGCAGCTCTCGGAAGGCGTGCTCCCCGACGGCGTTCTGAACGTCGTCCCCGGCTTCGGCGAGGAGGCGGGAACGGCGCTGACGGCCCACGCGGACGTCCGGAAACTCTCGTTCACCGGGTCGGTCCCGGTCGGCAGAGAGGTCATGCGCGCGGCGGCCGACCGCGTGACGCCGGTCACGCTCGAACTCGGGGGCAAGAACCCCTTCGTGGTGTTCCCGGACGCCGACCTCGACGCGGCGGCGTCGACCGCCGCGGTCGGCGGGTTCTACAACGCGGGCCAGTCCTGCGACTCGGCCTCGCGTATCCTCGTCCACGAGGACGTCAAGGAGGCGTTCCTCGACCGCTACCTCGACGAGGTCGCCGCCTACGAACCCGGCGACCCGCTCGCGGAGGAGACGAATCTCGGACCGCTCTGCTACGAGAGCCACCGCGAGAAGGTGACGGAGTACCTCGAACTCGGGCGGGAGGAGGGGGCGACGGTGCTGACCGGCGGCGCGCGCCCCGACGGCGAGGCGCTGGCCGACGGCTACTACCTCGAACCGACCGTCTTCGACGACGTGACGCCCGACATGCGAATCGCGAGCGAGGAGGTGTTCGGTCCCGTCCAGTTCCTCGTGACGTTCGAGTCGTACGAGGAGGCCATCGAAATCGCCAACGGCGTCGAGTACGGACTGACGGCCGGCGTCGCGACGAGCGACCTCTCTTTGGCCCACCGGGCGGCCGCCGACATCCAGGCCGGGAGCGTCTGGGTGAATCAGTACTTCGGGACGGTCCCGGGGACGCCGTTCGGCGGTTTCAAGCAGTCGGGCATCGGACGGGAGTGCGCCGCGGAGGCGCTCGCGGAGTACACCCAGAGCAAAGCGGTGAACGTCGCCCTCGACGTGCCGAGCCTGTAG
- a CDS encoding ABC transporter permease, translating into MASETTSKRDSRGRSGAAIDAARNHRLAGLVVNLAPSAFWLGLFFLIPLGVMFYYSFGQRGAFGEVLIGLEYLGLDQYRTFFVPDGANVLEAIWYTLAWLVEFVVPFELAATDPTPYVQLTLKSIAYGLFATLVSLAVGYPAAYYIGRIAPEEYQDLLLVLVILPFWASFLVRIYAIQILLSGNSVLTNALGILPFVEAGASLMNSRLAVLIGLVYIWIPFMILPVYATIEQIDFTLQEAAMDLGADRFDAFRRVVFPLSAPGVVAGSILVFIPSTGAYVIPELLGGPDSQMIGNFIANQFGAAGNWPLGSAASFVLMGVMLAAIAVYLRYGEAESV; encoded by the coding sequence ATGGCAAGTGAAACCACGTCAAAACGTGACTCCCGCGGGCGGTCGGGCGCGGCCATCGACGCAGCGCGGAACCACCGCCTCGCCGGACTCGTGGTCAATCTCGCGCCGAGCGCGTTCTGGCTGGGGCTCTTTTTCCTCATCCCGCTCGGGGTGATGTTCTACTACAGCTTCGGCCAGCGCGGGGCGTTCGGGGAGGTGCTCATCGGTCTCGAGTATCTCGGACTCGACCAGTATCGGACGTTCTTCGTCCCCGACGGAGCGAACGTGCTGGAGGCGATCTGGTACACGCTCGCGTGGCTCGTCGAGTTCGTCGTCCCCTTCGAACTCGCCGCGACGGACCCGACCCCGTACGTCCAACTCACGCTGAAGAGCATCGCCTACGGACTGTTCGCGACGCTCGTCTCGCTCGCCGTCGGCTACCCGGCGGCGTACTACATCGGGCGCATCGCCCCCGAGGAGTACCAGGATCTGCTGCTCGTGTTGGTCATCCTGCCGTTCTGGGCGTCGTTTCTCGTCCGAATCTACGCCATCCAGATTCTCCTCTCGGGCAACAGCGTCCTGACGAACGCGCTCGGGATTCTGCCGTTCGTCGAAGCCGGCGCGTCCCTCATGAACTCGCGGCTCGCGGTTCTCATCGGCCTCGTCTACATTTGGATTCCGTTCATGATTCTCCCGGTGTACGCGACGATAGAGCAGATCGACTTCACCCTGCAGGAGGCGGCGATGGACCTCGGCGCCGACCGATTCGACGCGTTCCGCCGCGTCGTCTTCCCGCTGTCGGCGCCCGGCGTCGTCGCCGGGAGCATCCTCGTGTTCATCCCGAGCACCGGCGCCTACGTCATCCCGGAGCTGCTCGGTGGACCCGACAGTCAGATGATCGGGAACTTCATCGCCAACCAGTTCGGCGCGGCCGGCAACTGGCCGCTCGGTTCGGCGGCCTCGTTCGTCCTCATGGGCGTCATGCTCGCTGCGATCGCCGTCTACCTGCGGTATGGGGAGGCTGAGTCGGTATGA
- a CDS encoding dimethylarginine dimethylaminohydrolase family protein: protein MWDLEPSARSEWGRLRRVLVHEPGEEFKSVVDPDEWNWSGLPRQESVADEHAALVEQLKADGVTVDTLGTVGSELAESLFVRDVGFAVEGGIVVGKMVESTRVGEERRLVERVVELGAPIYHSVHGSGGFEAGNMIWIDESTVAVGRSKTTNAEGIRQVRTVLETFDVDIVEVPIFGSTESSGQTHLALVFGMVAPDLALVYPQAVPAEFLSLLSDRGIDVVEVPMREQRNRATSTIMTEPGRVLLPNGNPTVRSALESRGLDVVTLDIPETRKTGGGLKGLILPLERDD, encoded by the coding sequence ATGTGGGACCTCGAACCTTCGGCGCGTAGCGAGTGGGGCCGCCTCCGACGGGTCCTCGTCCACGAACCGGGCGAGGAGTTCAAATCCGTCGTCGATCCCGACGAGTGGAACTGGAGCGGCCTCCCCAGACAGGAGTCGGTCGCCGACGAACACGCGGCGCTCGTCGAGCAGTTGAAAGCCGACGGCGTCACCGTCGACACGCTCGGGACCGTCGGATCAGAGCTCGCGGAGTCGCTTTTCGTCCGCGACGTCGGTTTCGCCGTCGAGGGCGGAATCGTCGTCGGCAAGATGGTCGAGTCGACGCGCGTCGGCGAGGAGCGACGGCTGGTGGAGCGCGTCGTCGAACTCGGCGCGCCCATCTACCACTCGGTCCACGGCTCCGGCGGGTTCGAGGCGGGTAACATGATCTGGATAGACGAGTCGACGGTGGCGGTCGGACGCTCGAAGACGACGAACGCCGAGGGAATCCGTCAGGTCCGAACCGTCCTCGAGACGTTCGACGTCGACATCGTCGAGGTCCCCATCTTCGGAAGCACCGAGAGCTCCGGCCAGACGCACCTCGCGCTCGTCTTCGGCATGGTCGCACCCGATTTGGCGCTCGTCTATCCGCAGGCCGTTCCCGCCGAGTTCCTCTCGCTGCTCTCTGACCGCGGTATCGACGTCGTCGAGGTTCCGATGCGCGAACAGCGAAACCGCGCGACCAGCACTATCATGACCGAACCGGGGCGCGTGCTCCTGCCCAACGGGAATCCGACCGTCCGGTCGGCGCTTGAGTCACGCGGTCTCGACGTCGTCACGCTGGACATCCCCGAAACTCGAAAGACGGGCGGCGGTCTCAAGGGGCTCATCCTCCCCCTCGAACGAGACGACTGA
- a CDS encoding Lrp/AsnC family transcriptional regulator encodes MDLDEVDRKILKILQADGRLALSEIARRLNMGNATIHERVNSLESQGYIRQYRAVLDAELLSIDQVAFVRVKTNAGHFSKVAERLAEEAAIQEIHEITGDADLLLKVRVREQAVLSELLATIGSYDGVTETATEVALRSVKEEYDLNLE; translated from the coding sequence ATGGACCTTGACGAGGTCGACCGCAAAATCCTGAAGATTCTACAGGCGGACGGTCGGCTCGCACTCTCGGAGATCGCTCGGCGGTTGAACATGGGTAATGCGACGATTCACGAGCGCGTCAACAGCCTCGAATCTCAGGGGTACATCCGACAGTACCGGGCGGTACTCGACGCCGAACTCCTCAGTATCGACCAGGTCGCGTTCGTCCGAGTGAAGACCAACGCGGGACACTTCTCGAAAGTCGCCGAGCGGTTGGCCGAGGAGGCGGCCATTCAGGAGATCCACGAGATCACGGGGGATGCGGACCTCCTCCTGAAGGTCCGGGTGCGCGAACAGGCGGTGCTGAGCGAACTTCTGGCCACCATCGGGTCGTACGACGGCGTCACGGAGACAGCGACCGAGGTCGCTCTCCGCAGCGTGAAAGAAGAGTACGACTTGAACTTGGAGTGA
- a CDS encoding aldehyde dehydrogenase family protein: MRQLYIDGQWVDADSDEGIDVVSPIDGEVIDTIPAANDRDVGKAVVAAREAERELREMTAFERAAVLDEVTDYFEEHEDEIAELITREEGKPLHESYEETEYVISSSDDYAHDGIRLFGDVVPSEHRGRFAYTQREPYGPCAVISPWNFPLEVPGGSIYSAIATANPVVFKPAEETPLTAYHIAKAFDQSSLPDGAFNLVTGAGDTGASLVADEDIRLIAFTGSTAVGQEIAKVAAERNAQCLLEMGGKDPILVLDDADVDHAAESIVVGSNWNAGQVCCGTERVIATEGVHDALAEAVVEKTRELVVGDPLEEGTDVGPMVSERIQRKAVDHVEAAVGEGATLLTGGETDGLYYTPAVLDDVTESMEVAREETFGPVTPIIRARDYDEAIEIANRSRYGLQAAIFTDSLARAHDAANRLKAGGVFVNETNNYWERLLPFGGYGESGSGGRYGSKWHLESMTQVKAVMMNYRDY, translated from the coding sequence ATGAGACAACTGTACATAGACGGACAGTGGGTCGACGCCGACTCCGACGAGGGCATCGACGTGGTGTCCCCGATCGACGGCGAGGTTATCGACACGATCCCGGCGGCGAACGACCGCGACGTAGGAAAGGCGGTTGTGGCCGCCCGCGAGGCCGAGCGCGAACTCCGCGAGATGACCGCCTTCGAGCGAGCCGCCGTGCTCGACGAGGTGACCGACTACTTCGAAGAGCACGAGGACGAGATCGCCGAACTCATCACCCGCGAGGAGGGCAAGCCCCTCCACGAGTCGTACGAGGAGACGGAGTACGTCATCAGTTCGAGCGACGACTACGCCCACGACGGGATTCGACTGTTCGGCGACGTCGTCCCCTCGGAACACCGCGGACGCTTCGCGTACACCCAGCGGGAGCCGTACGGTCCGTGTGCCGTCATCAGCCCGTGGAACTTCCCGCTGGAGGTGCCCGGCGGCAGCATCTACTCGGCCATCGCGACGGCGAACCCGGTCGTGTTCAAACCCGCCGAGGAGACGCCGCTGACCGCCTACCACATCGCGAAGGCGTTCGACCAGTCCTCGCTGCCGGACGGCGCGTTCAACCTCGTCACGGGCGCGGGCGACACCGGCGCCTCGCTCGTCGCCGACGAGGATATCCGGCTCATCGCCTTCACCGGGAGCACGGCGGTCGGACAGGAGATCGCAAAGGTGGCCGCCGAGCGAAACGCGCAGTGCCTCCTCGAGATGGGCGGGAAGGACCCCATCCTCGTGCTGGACGACGCCGACGTCGACCACGCGGCCGAGAGCATCGTCGTCGGGAGCAACTGGAACGCCGGACAGGTCTGCTGCGGCACCGAGCGCGTCATCGCCACCGAGGGCGTCCACGACGCGCTCGCCGAGGCGGTCGTCGAGAAGACGCGCGAACTCGTCGTCGGCGATCCCCTCGAGGAGGGGACCGACGTCGGGCCAATGGTCTCCGAGCGCATCCAGCGGAAGGCGGTCGACCACGTGGAGGCGGCGGTCGGCGAGGGTGCTACGCTCCTGACGGGCGGCGAGACGGACGGTCTCTACTACACGCCGGCGGTGCTCGACGACGTGACCGAGTCGATGGAGGTCGCCCGCGAGGAGACGTTCGGACCCGTCACCCCGATCATCCGCGCTCGCGACTACGACGAGGCCATCGAGATAGCGAACCGCTCGCGGTACGGGCTGCAGGCTGCCATCTTCACGGACTCGCTCGCCCGCGCGCACGACGCCGCCAATCGCCTCAAGGCGGGCGGCGTCTTCGTCAACGAGACGAACAACTACTGGGAACGACTGCTCCCGTTCGGCGGCTACGGCGAGAGCGGGTCGGGCGGTCGCTACGGCAGCAAGTGGCACCTCGAATCGATGACGCAGGTAAAGGCCGTGATGATGAACTACAGAGATTACTGA
- a CDS encoding ABC transporter permease yields the protein MSLADGPGFGARLKRARSRLFERGNGLLLLQTVLVYLFLYVPIFVLVVLSFNDSRYALVWQGFTTRWYEALLAGEVVARVNPEAAFTALAHSIEIAFVTVVVSTVFGTMLAFALDRHDFPGKRFLLGVVYMPIIIPSIVMGISLLLFFNLVGIGLGVHTAIIGHVAFDISFVAVVVAARLRSFDRTLEEAAKDLGATELETFRYVTFPVIKPGVVAGALLAFAMSFDDFVVTFFIIGNQNTLPIFFFSMVRQGISPGVNVIATLILVVTLAVVAAAQWIEGPIW from the coding sequence ATGAGCCTCGCCGACGGTCCCGGATTCGGCGCACGGCTCAAGCGTGCCCGCTCGCGACTGTTCGAGCGCGGGAACGGCCTCCTGCTCCTGCAGACGGTGTTGGTTTACCTCTTCCTCTACGTCCCGATTTTCGTCCTCGTCGTCCTCTCCTTCAACGACTCTCGGTACGCGCTCGTCTGGCAGGGCTTCACGACGAGGTGGTACGAGGCGCTTCTGGCCGGTGAGGTCGTCGCGCGCGTCAACCCCGAAGCGGCGTTCACCGCCCTCGCCCACTCGATCGAGATCGCCTTCGTCACCGTCGTCGTCAGCACCGTCTTCGGGACGATGCTCGCGTTCGCGCTCGACCGCCACGACTTCCCCGGCAAGCGGTTCCTCCTCGGCGTCGTCTACATGCCGATCATCATCCCGAGCATCGTGATGGGCATCTCGCTGCTTCTGTTCTTCAACCTGGTCGGGATAGGTCTCGGCGTCCACACGGCGATCATCGGCCACGTCGCGTTCGACATCAGCTTCGTCGCGGTGGTCGTCGCCGCGCGGCTCAGGAGCTTCGACCGGACGCTCGAGGAGGCGGCGAAGGACCTCGGAGCGACCGAACTCGAGACGTTCCGCTACGTGACGTTCCCGGTGATCAAACCCGGAGTCGTCGCGGGTGCGCTGCTCGCGTTCGCGATGAGTTTCGACGACTTCGTCGTGACGTTCTTCATCATCGGAAACCAGAACACGCTCCCGATCTTCTTCTTCTCGATGGTCAGACAGGGCATCTCGCCCGGCGTCAACGTCATCGCGACGCTGATTCTCGTGGTCACCCTGGCTGTGGTCGCCGCGGCGCAGTGGATCGAAGGACCGATCTGGTGA
- a CDS encoding saccharopine dehydrogenase family protein — protein MKVTALGGCGAMGRATSRELAENDEVDELCIADVDREAAEAFAAELPGTVETATVDVTDHEAVVDLLADSDVAANALPYAFNLDVMEACLEADAHYLDLGGLYHKTQEQLELDDRFREAGLTAVLGIGASPGLTNVATAKAASHLNRVEEIHIRTGAKGGGEGFAYSAKTILDELTMNPVVFHDGEFAEVEPLSGRERYEMPDPVGEVEGFHSIHSELATMPYVFEGVREVDFRVAFSPDLVNICDVLIGLNLTSEEPVEFEGVETTPREFLDFHLDRQPKPGAVEEWKSFRVDVVGEADGERAHYRESVVVESRLDDWGLKATAVWTGVPMGIAAAVVGRGDALSTGAKPPEEVLDPEAFVDELAARDIVIEEERIE, from the coding sequence ATGAAGGTTACTGCACTCGGTGGCTGCGGCGCGATGGGCCGAGCCACCTCGCGAGAACTGGCGGAGAACGACGAGGTCGACGAACTCTGCATCGCCGACGTCGACCGCGAGGCGGCCGAGGCGTTCGCGGCCGAACTCCCCGGAACCGTCGAGACGGCGACGGTCGACGTCACCGACCACGAGGCGGTCGTCGACCTGCTGGCCGACAGCGACGTCGCGGCGAACGCGCTCCCGTACGCGTTCAACCTCGACGTGATGGAGGCCTGCCTCGAAGCCGACGCGCACTACCTCGACCTCGGCGGCCTCTACCACAAGACGCAGGAACAGCTGGAGCTGGACGACCGGTTCCGTGAGGCGGGCCTCACGGCCGTCCTCGGCATCGGCGCGAGCCCCGGCCTGACGAACGTCGCGACGGCGAAGGCGGCGAGTCACCTCAACCGGGTCGAGGAGATCCACATCCGCACCGGCGCGAAGGGCGGCGGCGAGGGGTTCGCCTACTCCGCGAAGACGATTCTTGACGAGCTGACGATGAACCCGGTCGTCTTCCACGACGGCGAGTTCGCGGAGGTCGAACCGCTCTCGGGCCGCGAGCGCTACGAGATGCCCGACCCCGTCGGCGAGGTCGAGGGGTTCCACAGCATCCACTCCGAGCTCGCGACGATGCCGTACGTCTTCGAGGGCGTCCGAGAGGTCGACTTCCGCGTCGCTTTCTCGCCGGATCTCGTGAACATCTGCGACGTGCTCATCGGACTGAACCTGACGAGCGAGGAGCCGGTCGAGTTCGAGGGCGTCGAGACGACGCCGCGGGAGTTCCTCGACTTCCACCTCGACCGACAGCCCAAGCCCGGGGCGGTCGAGGAGTGGAAGTCGTTCCGCGTTGACGTGGTCGGCGAGGCCGACGGCGAGCGGGCGCACTACCGCGAGTCGGTGGTGGTCGAGTCGCGCCTCGACGACTGGGGACTGAAGGCGACGGCCGTCTGGACCGGCGTCCCCATGGGTATCGCCGCCGCCGTGGTCGGGCGCGGAGACGCACTCTCGACCGGCGCGAAGCCGCCCGAGGAGGTTCTCGACCCCGAGGCGTTCGTCGACGAACTCGCGGCGCGCGACATCGTCATCGAAGAGGAGCGCATCGAGTGA
- a CDS encoding ABC transporter ATP-binding protein → MPETYDVRLDGITKRFGDVTAVDDVSLSIERGKFLTLLGPSGCGKTTTLRCIAGFETPTEGDVYIGDERVNDVPPFERDTSMVFQSYALFPHMTVGENVAFGLQMQGIPERRTVTGEGTDEATRASSQVAGDGGETSDSGGATTRPTGITGSLRRLVRRQGSEEIDARVSRALDLVELPEYEDRRISELSGGQQQRVALARALVTEPTVLLLDEPLGALDLKLRKNMQVELKNLQEELNTTFVYVTHDQEEALTMSDEIAVMNDGHLEQLGTATEIYEEPNTEFVADFIGETNLVHGEYGEAGGEAVVQRNGLSFRVPKTPEASGRVAFAVRPEKIRIGDEVSGLPNDFEAEVVDEIYKGNVGKFVVRLRNGQQLTVDMQIRDQGEYLSVGRQIRVGWKPSNAVVLTE, encoded by the coding sequence ATGCCCGAAACCTACGACGTACGCCTCGACGGCATCACGAAGCGATTCGGAGACGTAACCGCGGTCGACGACGTGAGCCTCTCTATCGAGCGCGGGAAGTTTCTGACGCTCCTGGGGCCGAGCGGCTGCGGGAAGACGACCACGCTCCGCTGCATCGCGGGCTTCGAGACGCCGACGGAGGGCGACGTCTACATCGGCGACGAGCGGGTCAACGACGTCCCGCCGTTCGAACGGGACACGAGTATGGTGTTCCAATCGTACGCGCTGTTCCCGCACATGACCGTCGGCGAGAACGTCGCCTTCGGGCTCCAGATGCAGGGAATCCCCGAACGACGGACCGTCACCGGCGAGGGGACGGACGAGGCGACCCGCGCCTCGTCACAGGTCGCTGGAGACGGCGGCGAGACAAGCGACTCCGGCGGCGCGACGACGCGTCCGACCGGTATCACAGGGTCGCTTCGGCGACTCGTCCGCCGCCAAGGGAGCGAGGAGATAGACGCCCGCGTCTCGCGCGCGCTCGACCTCGTCGAACTGCCGGAGTACGAGGACCGACGCATCAGCGAACTCTCGGGCGGCCAGCAGCAACGCGTCGCGCTGGCTCGCGCGCTCGTCACGGAGCCGACCGTCCTGCTGCTCGACGAACCGCTGGGCGCGCTCGACCTGAAGCTCCGGAAGAACATGCAGGTCGAACTGAAGAACCTCCAGGAGGAGCTGAACACGACGTTCGTCTACGTCACGCACGACCAAGAGGAGGCGCTGACGATGAGCGACGAGATCGCGGTGATGAACGACGGCCACCTCGAACAGCTCGGCACCGCGACCGAGATATACGAGGAGCCGAACACCGAGTTCGTCGCGGACTTCATCGGCGAGACGAACCTCGTCCACGGCGAGTACGGGGAAGCGGGCGGAGAGGCGGTCGTCCAACGAAACGGTCTCTCCTTCCGTGTCCCGAAGACGCCGGAGGCGAGCGGCCGGGTCGCCTTCGCCGTCCGCCCCGAGAAGATACGCATCGGCGACGAGGTCTCGGGACTGCCGAACGACTTCGAGGCGGAGGTCGTCGACGAGATCTACAAGGGGAACGTCGGGAAGTTCGTCGTCCGCCTCCGCAACGGCCAGCAGTTGACCGTCGACATGCAGATTCGAGATCAGGGAGAGTATCTCAGCGTCGGGCGACAGATACGCGTCGGGTGGAAGCCGAGCAACGCCGTCGTCCTCACCGAGTGA
- a CDS encoding extracellular solute-binding protein, translated as MNKQRKISRRTYLKASGSLTAVGLTGLAGCTSGGDGENSGGNGSGDGGGNGSGGGGGSADGGDASLREEYGLQELDYELEDRLNIFQWGDYWPDETVSEFEQAYGVEVNVSNYASNEEMFNKLNAGGTGQYDLIFPSDYMISVLADQEMIRQVERSKVPNLENITERFTDAPYDPGDALHSVPYQWGTSGIGFNREMLGEDVSIDSWDAMWNEEWSGQITMLDDMRETIGAALKQLGYSLNTKNESEVQEAKELLIQQKDLLKTYDSSNFKTNLINKQASPVHGWSGDVFAAYWETYEDGSSPIDYVVPKEGGVVWVDNGAITSEAKHPNAAHAFMNYYLNPQIGAKITNWTYYASPNEAAKEHIDSEILENESIYPSDQTMENLEFIQNIGQATTMYDEAWTEIQNA; from the coding sequence ATGAACAAGCAACGAAAAATTAGTCGGCGGACGTACCTGAAAGCGAGCGGCTCGTTGACCGCGGTCGGTCTCACCGGACTCGCCGGCTGTACCAGCGGCGGAGACGGCGAGAACAGCGGAGGGAACGGCTCGGGGGACGGCGGAGGGAACGGCTCCGGGGGCGGCGGAGGAAGCGCAGACGGCGGCGACGCGTCGCTTCGCGAGGAGTACGGGCTTCAGGAACTGGACTACGAACTGGAGGACCGACTGAACATCTTCCAGTGGGGTGACTACTGGCCCGACGAGACAGTCTCAGAGTTTGAACAGGCGTACGGCGTGGAGGTAAACGTCTCTAACTACGCCTCGAACGAGGAGATGTTCAACAAGCTGAACGCCGGCGGGACGGGCCAGTACGACCTCATCTTCCCCAGCGACTACATGATCAGCGTTCTGGCCGACCAGGAGATGATTCGACAGGTCGAGCGGTCGAAGGTGCCCAACCTCGAGAACATCACGGAACGCTTCACTGATGCGCCGTACGACCCCGGCGATGCGCTGCACTCGGTGCCCTATCAGTGGGGTACCTCCGGCATCGGCTTCAACAGGGAGATGCTCGGCGAGGACGTGAGCATCGACTCCTGGGACGCGATGTGGAACGAGGAGTGGTCCGGCCAGATAACGATGCTCGACGACATGCGCGAGACGATCGGCGCGGCGCTGAAACAGCTCGGCTACTCGCTGAACACGAAAAACGAGAGCGAGGTACAGGAGGCGAAAGAGCTGCTCATCCAGCAGAAGGACCTGCTCAAGACGTACGACTCCTCGAACTTCAAGACGAACCTCATCAACAAGCAGGCCAGCCCGGTCCACGGCTGGTCGGGCGACGTGTTCGCGGCGTACTGGGAGACGTACGAGGACGGCTCGTCGCCCATCGACTACGTCGTCCCGAAGGAGGGCGGCGTCGTCTGGGTGGACAACGGAGCCATCACGTCGGAGGCGAAGCATCCGAACGCCGCGCACGCGTTCATGAACTACTACCTGAACCCACAGATCGGCGCGAAGATCACGAACTGGACCTACTACGCCAGTCCGAACGAAGCCGCCAAAGAGCACATCGACTCCGAGATACTGGAGAACGAGTCCATCTATCCGAGCGACCAGACGATGGAGAACCTCGAGTTCATCCAGAACATCGGCCAGGCGACGACGATGTACGACGAGGCCTGGACGGAGATCCAAAACGCCTGA